One Glutamicibacter mishrai genomic window carries:
- the glmM gene encoding phosphoglucosamine mutase has translation MARLFGTDGVRGKANELLTPELALELAQAASVVLGLSQPEDGHKPVAVVAKDPRISGDFLSAAIEAGLAASGVDVMDAGTLPTPAAAFLVGDLDADFGVMISASHNAAPDNGIKFLARGGKKLDDSLEDAIEACLKMPKPRPTGGEVGRVARFADAEDRYIMHLLQALPNRIDGLKVVLDCAHGAASGCSPEVFKAAGAEVIVIGADPDGININDGYGSTHLEKLQAAVLEHKADLGIAHDGDADRCLAVDHEGSVVDGDQIMAIMALDMKDRGELKDDTLVATVMSNLGLKLAMEAAGITLKQTGVGDRYVLEGMHEGNYSLGGEQSGHVIFSKHATTGDGVLTGLMIAARVKATGKSLKELASVLTVLPQVLINVRGVDKAAAPESEPLQRDVAAAEARLGSTGRVLLRPSGTEPVVRVMVEAATHDQAQAEAETLAASVKEYLSL, from the coding sequence ATGGCAAGATTATTTGGGACCGATGGGGTCCGAGGAAAAGCAAACGAACTGTTAACTCCCGAGTTAGCGCTGGAACTGGCGCAGGCAGCCTCCGTGGTGCTGGGCTTGAGCCAGCCAGAAGACGGGCACAAGCCTGTTGCAGTGGTGGCAAAAGACCCGCGCATCAGCGGCGACTTCCTGTCCGCGGCAATCGAGGCTGGCCTGGCCGCCTCGGGTGTGGACGTCATGGACGCCGGCACGCTGCCTACTCCCGCAGCAGCCTTCTTGGTAGGAGACCTGGACGCCGACTTCGGTGTCATGATCTCCGCGTCGCACAACGCCGCTCCAGATAACGGCATCAAGTTCTTGGCTCGCGGTGGCAAGAAGCTTGATGACTCGCTGGAAGACGCGATCGAAGCGTGCCTGAAGATGCCAAAGCCTCGTCCCACCGGTGGCGAAGTCGGCCGCGTTGCACGTTTTGCCGACGCCGAAGACCGCTACATCATGCACCTGCTCCAGGCGCTGCCAAACCGCATCGACGGTTTGAAGGTCGTCTTGGACTGCGCACACGGCGCTGCTTCGGGCTGCTCCCCGGAAGTATTCAAGGCTGCCGGCGCTGAAGTCATCGTCATTGGCGCAGACCCGGACGGCATCAACATCAATGACGGCTATGGCTCCACCCACCTGGAGAAGCTGCAGGCTGCTGTGCTGGAGCACAAGGCAGACCTGGGCATCGCCCACGACGGCGACGCTGATCGTTGCCTGGCAGTAGACCATGAGGGCTCCGTCGTTGACGGCGACCAGATCATGGCCATCATGGCACTGGACATGAAGGACCGCGGCGAGCTGAAGGACGACACCCTCGTTGCCACCGTGATGAGCAACCTCGGATTGAAGCTGGCCATGGAAGCTGCAGGAATCACCCTGAAGCAGACCGGCGTCGGTGACCGCTACGTTCTTGAAGGAATGCACGAAGGAAACTACTCGCTTGGTGGCGAGCAGTCAGGCCACGTGATCTTCTCCAAGCACGCAACCACCGGCGACGGCGTCCTGACCGGTCTGATGATCGCAGCGCGCGTGAAGGCAACCGGCAAGTCCCTGAAGGAACTGGCTTCGGTGCTCACCGTTCTGCCGCAGGTGCTGATCAACGTGCGAGGCGTCGACAAGGCTGCAGCACCTGAGTCTGAGCCGCTGCAGCGCGATGTTGCCGCCGCCGAAGCCCGCCTGGGTTCCACGGGACGTGTACTACTGCGCCCCTCGGGTACCGAGCCTGTGGTCCGCGTGATGGTTGAAGCAGCTACGCATGACCAGGCACAGGCTGAGGCCGAGACCCTCGCCGCTTCGGTCAAGGAATACCTTTCCCTGTAG
- the rpsI gene encoding 30S ribosomal protein S9 produces MAQNAEETTEFEGETPSTYTTETSASAAVAETERAPLTVPGAAVGRRKQAIARVRLVPGSGKWTVNGRELDNFFPNKLHQQDVNEPFKVLGLEGAYDVIARINGGGISGQAGALRLGIARALNEIDRDANRATLKKAGYLTRDARVIERKKAGLKKARKASQFSKR; encoded by the coding sequence GTGGCTCAGAACGCTGAAGAAACCACTGAATTCGAAGGCGAGACCCCTTCGACCTACACCACCGAGACCTCTGCTTCGGCTGCAGTTGCTGAAACCGAACGTGCTCCACTGACCGTTCCAGGTGCAGCAGTTGGCCGTCGCAAGCAGGCTATCGCCCGCGTTCGCCTGGTACCAGGCTCCGGCAAGTGGACCGTAAACGGTCGCGAGCTGGACAACTTCTTCCCAAACAAGCTGCACCAGCAGGATGTTAACGAGCCATTCAAGGTTTTGGGTCTGGAAGGCGCATACGACGTTATCGCACGCATCAACGGCGGCGGCATCTCCGGTCAGGCTGGCGCACTGCGCCTGGGCATCGCCCGTGCACTGAACGAGATCGACCGCGACGCTAACCGCGCCACCCTGAAGAAGGCCGGTTACCTGACCCGTGACGCACGCGTCATCGAGCGTAAGAAGGCTGGTCTGAAGAAGGCACGTAAGGCTTCGCAGTTCTCGAAGCGCTAA
- the rplM gene encoding 50S ribosomal protein L13 — MRTYTPKPADQTRQWYVIDATDVVLGRLAVQAATLLRGKHKPTFAAHMDMGDHVIIINAEKVALTGKKLENKRAYRHSGFPGGLKSINYADLLEKNPVLAVEKAIKGMLPKNKLSAAQLSKLKVYRGAEHPHAAQSPKALEITQVAQ; from the coding sequence GTGCGTACGTACACCCCAAAGCCGGCTGACCAGACTCGTCAGTGGTATGTCATTGACGCCACCGATGTAGTACTCGGCCGTCTCGCCGTCCAGGCCGCAACCCTGCTGCGCGGCAAGCACAAGCCAACCTTCGCTGCACACATGGACATGGGCGACCATGTCATCATCATCAATGCAGAAAAGGTTGCACTGACCGGTAAGAAGCTTGAGAACAAGCGCGCTTACCGCCACTCCGGTTTCCCAGGTGGCCTGAAGAGCATCAACTATGCAGATCTGCTGGAGAAGAACCCAGTTCTGGCTGTTGAGAAGGCTATCAAGGGCATGCTGCCTAAGAACAAGCTGTCTGCTGCTCAGCTCTCGAAGCTGAAGGTATACCGCGGCGCAGAGCACCCACACGCTGCTCAGTCGCCAAAGGCACTGGAAATCACCCAGGTCGCTCAGTAG
- the truA gene encoding tRNA pseudouridine(38-40) synthase TruA: protein MSTEPVSIDPMGTSALGSTEDPAWIRMQMVLGYDGAAYSGWARQPNVIGVQQLVEEALEMLVRRRVRVVVAGRTDAGVHARRQVVHFDLTQAEYDGLPRKASLEPGPALVRRINGILGRQDGAVWVHEAQRAPKGFDARFSALARRYSYRIADGQHRWDPLTRHLTTWHREELDVEAMNREAQTVLGRHDFLTYCKPRPHATTIRTLQEFSFTRGEDGLILAHLKADAFCHNMVRALIGAAMMVGDGREQPGFLATRLEQMVRDSKTKLSHPRALVLEEVYYPEADELAARALQTRALRSEDEVEESSAQG from the coding sequence ATGAGCACTGAACCTGTCAGCATCGATCCAATGGGCACCTCAGCACTGGGGAGTACAGAAGACCCCGCATGGATCCGGATGCAGATGGTGCTCGGCTATGACGGTGCAGCCTATAGTGGCTGGGCCCGGCAGCCCAATGTCATCGGCGTTCAGCAGTTGGTCGAAGAAGCATTGGAAATGCTGGTGCGTCGCCGGGTGCGTGTTGTTGTGGCAGGACGCACCGACGCAGGAGTCCATGCGCGCCGGCAGGTAGTCCACTTCGACCTCACCCAAGCTGAATACGACGGCCTGCCGCGCAAGGCATCACTGGAACCAGGTCCAGCACTGGTACGCCGCATCAACGGCATTCTCGGCCGCCAGGATGGCGCTGTATGGGTCCATGAAGCCCAGCGTGCTCCCAAAGGATTCGACGCCCGATTCTCGGCGCTGGCTCGCCGCTACTCGTATCGCATTGCCGATGGGCAGCACCGCTGGGATCCGCTGACCCGACACCTGACGACATGGCACCGTGAAGAACTCGATGTCGAAGCCATGAACCGCGAAGCGCAGACAGTGCTCGGCCGACATGACTTCCTGACCTACTGCAAGCCCCGCCCGCATGCGACAACGATTCGTACATTGCAGGAGTTCAGCTTCACCCGCGGTGAAGATGGGCTAATCCTCGCTCACCTCAAGGCCGATGCCTTCTGCCACAATATGGTCCGTGCCCTCATCGGCGCAGCCATGATGGTGGGGGATGGGCGCGAACAGCCAGGATTCTTGGCCACCCGCTTGGAGCAGATGGTCCGAGACTCCAAGACCAAGCTTTCGCATCCGCGAGCCCTGGTACTTGAAGAGGTCTACTATCCCGAGGCCGATGAGCTGGCTGCCCGAGCGCTGCAGACCCGAGCCCTGCGCAGTGAAGATGAAGTCGAAGAGTCATCCGCACAAGGCTGA